From the genome of Phreatobacter cathodiphilus, one region includes:
- a CDS encoding OmpA family protein has protein sequence MLHQPRRWLPGLLPLALLAGGSLWWKQGAIEADLASRATQAIAATSTVDGKPWASVAVRGRDAVITGTAPALEAAAAAETISEGQFGVRRADAANDFLPAANPFGWSARRQDQTIILSGQVAPDGSRARLVEAARKAVSGAEVSDLMTLARDIPATATRAAEMGLEQLARVSAGSATLSGTAFRFTGTAGDAATKALIEQALSALPQGITGGGVNVSVPGPAAPQAPPPRAILPPEADWTATKSADGAIRLEGSIGSPEARDRILAAARASTTGPVTDGMTIIAGLPANLEAKALSALDQLKGLASGTAKIAGTVYSFTGVAADPQAFDRLAAAVRGAGDGFTMGDLIVAPPVVSPFSWSARRTPEALTLQGFAPSEAAKAAVLALARRLAGNTAVVDEMRLAGGFPDGVDFAALTQAALAQLFRLNEGSAQLTGNRLTLAGRAPDAASAMEVRQALAALGPPVVAITDLALPPAEIPPPPPAPPLSDDLAPPPAARLETLAPAVQQLPLPVVPPPPPSVEAMAPPVQELALPMVPPALPPAGVMAQAPSAATSGASGAGTAATAAASAPAAAPSSSAPPSSAPPSSAPASSAPTPTASATSVAGSGGAASTTASPGLAQGGPAAMPPPPAPAPVWLPPPDCGAIVQTALEGDRILFDYWKAEQRAEHGPVLDRLATAIKRCGEGVRIEVAGHTDSHNWTGQNQKLSEDRAAVMRDELVRRGVEAGRLIVVGHAATRPVASNETEEGRALNRRVEFHVRPRP, from the coding sequence ATGCTTCATCAGCCGCGTCGCTGGCTTCCAGGCCTGCTGCCGCTCGCCCTCCTCGCCGGCGGCTCGCTGTGGTGGAAACAGGGCGCCATCGAAGCCGATCTCGCCAGTCGCGCGACCCAGGCGATCGCCGCCACCTCGACCGTCGACGGCAAGCCCTGGGCGAGCGTCGCGGTGCGCGGACGCGATGCCGTGATCACCGGCACGGCGCCGGCGCTGGAGGCCGCGGCGGCGGCCGAGACCATTTCCGAGGGCCAGTTCGGCGTGCGCCGGGCGGACGCGGCCAACGACTTCCTGCCCGCCGCCAATCCCTTCGGCTGGTCGGCGCGGCGGCAGGACCAGACGATCATCCTCTCCGGCCAGGTGGCGCCGGACGGCTCGCGGGCCCGGCTCGTCGAGGCGGCCCGCAAGGCGGTCTCCGGCGCCGAGGTCTCCGACCTGATGACCCTCGCCCGCGACATTCCGGCGACCGCCACGCGCGCCGCCGAGATGGGGCTGGAGCAGCTCGCCCGGGTCAGCGCGGGATCGGCGACGCTGAGCGGCACCGCCTTCCGCTTCACCGGCACGGCGGGCGACGCGGCCACCAAGGCGCTCATCGAACAGGCGCTGTCGGCCCTGCCGCAGGGGATCACCGGCGGCGGGGTCAACGTGTCCGTGCCCGGCCCGGCCGCGCCGCAGGCGCCGCCGCCGCGGGCGATCCTGCCGCCGGAGGCCGACTGGACGGCGACCAAGAGCGCCGACGGCGCGATCCGCCTCGAGGGATCGATCGGCTCGCCCGAGGCCCGTGACCGCATCCTCGCCGCCGCCCGTGCCTCCACCACCGGGCCCGTCACCGACGGCATGACCATCATCGCGGGGCTTCCGGCCAACCTGGAAGCCAAGGCGCTCTCGGCCCTCGATCAGTTGAAGGGCCTCGCCAGCGGCACGGCGAAGATCGCTGGAACGGTCTATTCGTTCACCGGCGTCGCCGCCGACCCGCAGGCGTTCGACCGGCTGGCGGCGGCGGTGCGCGGCGCCGGTGACGGCTTCACCATGGGCGATCTCATCGTCGCGCCGCCGGTGGTCTCGCCCTTCAGCTGGAGCGCGCGGCGGACGCCCGAGGCGCTGACGTTGCAGGGCTTCGCGCCGTCGGAGGCGGCGAAGGCCGCGGTCCTCGCGCTGGCCCGCCGGCTTGCCGGCAACACCGCCGTCGTCGACGAGATGCGGCTCGCCGGCGGTTTCCCCGACGGGGTCGACTTCGCGGCGCTGACGCAGGCGGCGCTCGCTCAGCTTTTCAGGCTGAACGAAGGCTCGGCGCAACTGACCGGCAACCGTCTGACGCTGGCCGGCCGGGCGCCGGACGCCGCCTCGGCCATGGAGGTGCGGCAGGCACTCGCCGCGCTTGGTCCGCCCGTCGTCGCCATCACCGACCTCGCCTTGCCGCCGGCGGAGATTCCGCCACCGCCGCCCGCGCCGCCGCTCTCCGACGACCTCGCCCCGCCCCCGGCCGCGCGGCTCGAGACGCTGGCGCCGGCGGTACAGCAATTGCCGCTGCCGGTCGTGCCGCCGCCGCCGCCCTCGGTGGAGGCCATGGCCCCGCCGGTGCAGGAACTGGCGCTGCCGATGGTACCGCCCGCGCTGCCGCCCGCGGGCGTGATGGCGCAGGCGCCGTCCGCCGCCACGTCCGGGGCCTCGGGTGCCGGCACCGCGGCAACCGCCGCCGCGTCCGCACCGGCTGCGGCGCCGTCGTCCTCGGCTCCCCCCTCCTCGGCTCCCCCCTCCTCGGCTCCCGCGTCCTCGGCGCCCACGCCGACGGCGAGCGCCACCTCCGTCGCGGGATCGGGCGGCGCGGCGTCGACCACCGCCAGCCCGGGCCTCGCGCAAGGCGGGCCCGCCGCCATGCCGCCACCGCCCGCACCGGCACCGGTCTGGCTGCCGCCGCCCGACTGCGGCGCGATCGTGCAGACGGCGCTCGAGGGCGACCGCATCCTCTTCGACTACTGGAAGGCCGAGCAGCGCGCCGAGCACGGTCCGGTGCTCGACCGGCTCGCCACGGCCATCAAACGCTGCGGCGAGGGCGTCCGCATCGAGGTGGCCGGTCACACCGACAGCCACAACTGGACCGGACAGAACCAGAAGCTCTCCGAGGACCGGGCCGCGGTGATGCGCGACGAGCTGGTGCGCCGGGGCGTCGAGGCGGGCCGGCTGATCGTGGTCGGCCATGCCGCCACCCGGCCCGTCGCGTCCAACGAGACGGAAGAGGGCCGCGCCCTCAACCGCCGCGTCGAGTTCCACGTCCGGCCGCGGCCGTGA
- a CDS encoding flagellar hook-length control protein FliK — MSVESIRPTQAVAPVEPVQLHAALEAVGARPGEAVAARVAAMLADGMARLAVGTGTLDVKTSQPLVPGTEVTLTVERGGQGVRITLAEPAAAAPRAAPALAAAAAPAAAPLTAPAPPPAGTVAAALVDLLARGLVAPAAPRLADGAQVALAARASSDPAHQAESAEDGASPPKALREALVQGVRAAAGRQDSMAGLFADLTAVAQGRTRTPIPPAVARAMAEVLGFRVPAETLATPAGLAAALADAGTQLEARLAALPPGMPLPPDLKASLQRLQTALAGWTAELDPAEGQGVPKPAGHERPPLRGALPHGQPARDSLLGPASTPAEVAGLLTERTEAALSRITLLQAASLPDTREVVRPEPLALATVEVPMRVGVETAVVQFQIQRDRDEPEEGPAAPRKGGDWTMRFSLDAEPLGPIHAAVRWHDGRVGIQLWAERQGVAAALDAQRAGLSDALAASAFTIDRLTIAAGAPPDPRQPSERPRHRLDRSS, encoded by the coding sequence GTGAGCGTGGAGAGCATCAGGCCCACTCAAGCGGTGGCACCCGTCGAACCCGTGCAGCTGCACGCGGCCCTGGAAGCGGTCGGCGCCCGGCCCGGCGAAGCCGTGGCCGCCCGCGTCGCCGCCATGCTCGCCGACGGCATGGCGCGCCTCGCCGTCGGCACGGGCACGCTCGACGTCAAGACCAGCCAGCCGCTGGTGCCGGGCACCGAGGTGACGCTGACGGTCGAGCGCGGCGGCCAGGGCGTCAGGATCACCCTCGCCGAGCCCGCAGCCGCCGCGCCGCGCGCCGCCCCCGCGCTGGCGGCCGCCGCGGCGCCCGCCGCCGCGCCCCTGACCGCTCCCGCGCCGCCGCCCGCCGGAACCGTGGCGGCGGCCCTCGTCGACCTCCTCGCCCGCGGCCTCGTCGCGCCCGCGGCACCGCGCCTCGCCGACGGGGCGCAGGTGGCACTCGCCGCGCGGGCCTCGTCCGACCCGGCGCACCAGGCCGAATCCGCCGAGGACGGCGCCTCGCCGCCGAAGGCGCTGCGCGAGGCCCTGGTCCAGGGCGTGCGGGCCGCCGCCGGACGGCAGGACAGCATGGCCGGCCTCTTCGCCGACCTGACCGCCGTCGCCCAGGGCCGCACGCGCACGCCGATCCCGCCGGCCGTCGCCCGCGCCATGGCCGAGGTGCTCGGCTTCCGCGTCCCGGCCGAGACCCTGGCAACCCCCGCGGGCCTCGCCGCAGCCCTCGCCGATGCGGGCACGCAGCTCGAGGCCCGCCTCGCCGCCCTGCCGCCCGGCATGCCGCTGCCTCCCGACCTCAAGGCCTCGCTCCAGCGCCTGCAGACCGCCCTCGCCGGCTGGACCGCCGAACTCGATCCCGCCGAGGGCCAGGGCGTGCCGAAGCCGGCGGGCCACGAGCGACCACCGCTGCGCGGCGCCCTGCCCCACGGCCAACCGGCGCGCGACAGCCTCCTCGGCCCGGCCTCCACGCCGGCCGAGGTGGCGGGTCTCCTCACCGAGCGCACCGAGGCCGCCCTCTCCCGCATCACGCTCCTCCAGGCGGCCTCCCTTCCCGACACCCGCGAGGTGGTTCGTCCCGAGCCCCTCGCCCTGGCGACGGTGGAGGTGCCGATGCGCGTCGGCGTCGAGACCGCCGTCGTCCAGTTCCAGATTCAGCGCGATCGCGACGAGCCGGAAGAGGGGCCGGCAGCCCCCCGCAAGGGCGGCGACTGGACCATGCGCTTCTCCCTCGACGCCGAACCGCTTGGGCCGATCCATGCCGCCGTGCGCTGGCACGACGGCCGGGTCGGCATCCAGCTCTGGGCCGAGAGGCAGGGCGTCGCGGCCGCGCTCGACGCCCAGCGCGCCGGCCTCTCCGACGCCCTCGCCGCCTCCGCCTTCACCATCGACCGGCTGACCATCGCCGCCGGCGCACCGCCCGATCCGCGCCAGCCCTCCGAGCGGCCGCGCCACCGCCTGGACCGCTCGTCATGA
- the flhA gene encoding flagellar biosynthesis protein FlhA translates to MSVGQMADWLRRPDLWMAAGVIGILIILIFPLPAIVLDLMLAVSIISSVMILMTALFIHKPLEFSSFPTVLLIATMLRLSLNLASTRLILSHGHEGTAAAGHVIEAFGNFVMGGSFVIGIIVFAILVIVNFIVITKGSGRIAEVAARFSLDAMPGKQMAIDADLSAGLIDEKTAKTRRKDLEDESAFYGAMDGASKFVKGDAIAGLLITFINVIAGLIIGVAQQGMPFLEAARTYTILTVGDGLVSQIPALVISTAAGLLVSKAGVTGSADQAMMKQLTGYPKALGLSAGVMGAMALLPGIPFLPFAGLAGLAGWAAYTLGEESKRLSRVAEAAGAAEVAAAAAPPAEEPISAVLKIDDLKIELGYGLLPLVQSEGGSDRLTDQIKALRRQLAADMGFVMPSVRILDNVQLPPNQYIIRVKEVDAGQGQIWPMQYMVMDPAGGQVDLPGVHTTEPTFGLPATWVDAALKEEASVRGYTVVDAATVLSTHLTEILKANVSDLLSYSEVQKLIKEMPKDQADLIKDLVPGQITISGIQRVLQTLLAERVSIRDLPTILEGIAEAVAFTRSPAQIAEHVRSRLARQLCAQYAGYDGGLALIALSPVWEQAFADSIVGQGDDRQLAMQPSKLSEFIMLVRDSFEDAARMGEAPVLLTSPGIRPFVRSIVERFRAQTPVLSQAEIHPRVRLKTVGSV, encoded by the coding sequence ATGTCCGTCGGGCAGATGGCCGACTGGCTGCGCCGTCCCGACCTGTGGATGGCCGCCGGCGTCATCGGCATCCTGATCATCCTGATCTTCCCGCTGCCGGCCATCGTCCTCGACCTGATGCTGGCGGTGTCGATCATCTCCTCTGTCATGATCCTCATGACGGCCCTGTTCATCCACAAACCGCTGGAGTTCTCATCCTTCCCGACCGTGCTGCTCATCGCCACGATGCTGCGCCTGTCGCTGAACCTCGCCTCGACCCGCCTCATCCTGTCCCACGGCCACGAGGGCACCGCCGCGGCGGGTCACGTCATCGAGGCCTTCGGCAACTTCGTGATGGGCGGATCCTTCGTGATCGGCATCATCGTCTTCGCCATCCTGGTGATCGTGAACTTCATCGTCATCACCAAGGGCTCGGGCCGCATCGCCGAGGTCGCCGCGCGCTTCTCCCTCGACGCCATGCCCGGCAAGCAGATGGCGATCGACGCCGATCTCTCGGCCGGCCTCATCGACGAGAAGACCGCCAAGACGCGCCGCAAGGACCTGGAGGACGAGAGCGCCTTCTACGGCGCCATGGACGGCGCCTCGAAATTCGTGAAGGGCGATGCCATCGCCGGCCTGCTCATCACCTTCATCAACGTCATCGCCGGCCTCATCATCGGCGTCGCGCAGCAGGGCATGCCCTTCCTCGAGGCGGCGCGAACCTACACGATCCTCACCGTCGGCGACGGCCTCGTCAGCCAGATCCCGGCCCTCGTCATCTCGACCGCCGCCGGCCTGCTCGTCTCCAAGGCCGGCGTCACCGGCTCGGCCGACCAGGCGATGATGAAGCAGCTCACCGGCTATCCGAAGGCGCTCGGCCTGTCGGCTGGCGTCATGGGCGCCATGGCCCTGCTGCCGGGCATCCCCTTCCTGCCCTTTGCCGGCCTCGCGGGTCTCGCCGGCTGGGCCGCCTATACGCTCGGCGAGGAATCCAAGCGCCTCTCCCGCGTCGCCGAGGCCGCCGGGGCGGCGGAGGTGGCGGCGGCCGCCGCGCCGCCCGCCGAGGAGCCGATCTCCGCGGTCCTCAAGATCGACGACCTCAAGATCGAGCTCGGCTACGGGCTCCTGCCGCTCGTCCAGTCCGAGGGCGGCTCGGATCGGCTCACCGACCAGATCAAGGCGCTGCGCCGCCAGCTCGCCGCCGACATGGGCTTCGTCATGCCCTCGGTGCGCATCCTCGACAACGTCCAGCTCCCGCCCAACCAGTACATCATCCGCGTCAAGGAGGTGGATGCCGGCCAGGGGCAGATCTGGCCGATGCAGTACATGGTCATGGACCCCGCCGGCGGCCAGGTCGACCTGCCCGGCGTCCACACCACCGAGCCGACCTTCGGCCTGCCGGCGACCTGGGTCGACGCGGCGCTGAAGGAGGAGGCGAGCGTGCGCGGCTACACCGTGGTCGACGCCGCGACCGTGCTCTCCACCCACCTCACCGAAATCCTCAAGGCCAACGTCTCCGACCTCCTCAGCTATTCTGAGGTGCAGAAGCTCATCAAGGAAATGCCCAAGGATCAGGCCGATCTCATCAAGGACCTCGTCCCCGGCCAGATCACCATTTCCGGCATCCAGCGCGTCCTGCAGACCCTGCTCGCCGAGCGTGTCTCCATCCGCGACCTGCCGACCATTCTGGAGGGCATCGCCGAGGCGGTCGCCTTCACCCGCTCGCCGGCGCAGATCGCCGAGCACGTGCGCTCCCGCCTCGCCCGCCAGCTCTGCGCCCAGTATGCCGGCTACGACGGCGGCCTCGCCCTCATCGCGCTCTCGCCCGTCTGGGAACAGGCCTTCGCCGATTCCATCGTCGGCCAGGGCGACGACCGCCAGCTCGCCATGCAGCCGTCCAAGCTCTCCGAGTTCATCATGCTGGTGCGCGATTCCTTCGAGGACGCGGCCCGCATGGGCGAGGCGCCGGTGCTGCTCACCAGCCCGGGCATCCGGCCCTTCGTGCGCTCCATCGTCGAGCGCTTCCGCGCCCAGACGCCGGTCCTCAGCCAGGCGGAAATCCATCCGCGCGTGCGCCTGAAGACGGTCGGCAGCGTCTGA